taactaaaaattttctATGGCTTTATAGGACAAATGTTTTCTAGTTTTGTATAAGCATTTATTTACAATGTACACCAATATATGGTGTGAGCTTTATCTTGTTTAGCTTACCTTTAGCTTGGTCTTGCTCACCAATGACAATTATATTGACATATACTTGTTCAGTAATAAGTAATCCAGATAAGACCacaaaaataagatataaaatcTATATACTAAAGTTAACCAAAAGTGAGCATGTGTTTTTAGCTTTAACTTGCTTTGAGGCAAAACCAGACATGAGTATTTcctaaagtatatattttaagagAAGATGCTTTACATAAAAAAGCACACTATTATTATACCAGTTTGAGAAATATTGCATATAGCTGTCTTCTCTGATTTCAATCTTTAAGTGCTACTTCTACAAAAAgaacctttttaaaaagcttatttaatCTAGTGTTTCTCATTTTTTGCCACCTTAGCCAGTTATCAAGTCCTATCTAGTGATGTCACTTAATAGATACTTAAGTACTACCTATTAACACTGATTGAAATGATTCTCTTCTTCATTTTAATCAGGCTACCAAAACACTTGTCAACAAAGTAGTCTGAGATGATTTTTCAAGCAAGTAAACACACTATCTTAAGAAGATGATTAGTAAACAACAAttcttgtttaaaagaaaaaaaaggactaaCATTACAGCAATGTAGATGTGGTTAAAATACAAGGTTACAGATTGGTTACCTAACACTGCAGACTCTGActcttttccaaaaattagacACTGACTTCTCAAATTGAATGGAATCAAGGGAGTAGTATTTTAGCTTTCATCTGTTCTTCCTATTACATTTAAGCCAATAACatgtaaaatgtaatataaaatccAAGTACTTGTGGTATAGCATGCACATTCACTTTACTTACCAAGTCATATATCTGGTTTGCTAACTGTACCTTCTCATCTGCATCTTCCAAAGCTTTATAGTAATcctgaataaaaacattttcatttcaagaattagtaattttaaaatatgtatatccAGGACATGtaactgtattttcattatcataCCTTGTTATCACTGTCAGTTACCTTACATTAGCAATAAAAACCCAGTTAAGGGTAGGGAAGAGGTAGAATTAGAAATTATGGACAATGGccaacaattaaagaaaaatgttcagaattcctagaaaagacaaaaataaaaatcaataccaTTCCATGTCTAGCCTCTATTAGTAAAAGTTATATGAGCTAATGaatagttctttgaaaaaaaaagttaaaatatatctaatttgtaaataacatgtatgttctccatttttaaaactttttaaatataaaattattgaaagGATTCTGACTTGCCTGTCCCTTGTTTCCAACTGTTCTATAACCCTCACTTTAAGTTAGGTATCAATTCATACACCTCAACCTATACCTGACTTCTTCTCGGTATAaagcaaattattaaaattaattaatttttaaaaatgggtccTATTAATTTCAATGGAGTACCAGACTTTTCAGGGTATATCCTAGCTCAACTGCATAAAAAACTTGATAGGTTAAAGGGATGATGAATGACATCAGGATGTATATATGTGATGTTTATACTCACATACACCCAGGCCTCCAGGTTTCCTCCAAGCCAGGACCAAGTCTGTAACagattctgaattttgttttctcctaACAGATATAATTTTCCTCAATGCGGCAAAATAAATAGGAAGACTACTCTAAGTTtgtagttttcaaatttatttcccAATTGATCCTGAACAATTATATAAAGGCTGGGAGCAGGGGAACCATTATTACTCAAAAAGATATTAAAGGACCTGTCCAAACAGCTAACTGAGAGAGTCATAACAAAACTCAGGATTTTTAAGTAGTTTTTTCAATGAATCCCAAATAAATTAGATCATACCTTTAAAGCAAACCTGtataggggtggggtggggagctggtGATAATCATTTTAATCTCTAAGAGTTATACATTCCATACATCTAATAAAAACTAAAggaattttgtatttctaagaTCAATTCATATACAAATTTACAGTTTTAAACTACAGGACTTTTTAAGGATCCTTTCAACTCTCATCAAGATTCGATTCTCCCATGATTCTACCAACTTAGATAACacagcaatatataaaatatacttcaatGTCTGCCAATTTCATTATGGTTTGCAGCCCAAATTGGAAGACAGTATATATCTCTAAAGATGAATCAAATTTAATTACCTGAAactagaataaaacaaaaagaaacagaaatacacTTTTTTATGGCTCTGCAATTATCTAATAGAAGTCACtaattattgaaataattttttaaattaccaaaatGTTTCAATGATTAAAAATTGCTATATCTGAAGCTCTAAAACACAATTAAATTCTAAAAAGGTATCAGTatcttttccttgttttgataTCCAGGaaactatttaattttaaaatatctttctcagAGGGTCCCAATATTTACTGATAAATCATCTAGAGTTTTGAACATACTTTTTTGATGGATGCCATTTGCTCTTCTCTCCActctggtttatttttctttgcattcataAAGAATTCACTGACTCTTTGTTCTAGCTGATCCATTGCATCTACAACATAATAAACACATTTCATATTTAATGACCAAATTCATACACTGAATATATATGCTTtgatttggagaaagaaaaagttatcTGACAACAGACATTCTCATTTGGCCAGTAACTTAAATATGTCATGctttcattatataaatatatagtgcCTTGATTACCCTAgtaaaaaaatccccaaaatttATGATTTTCCCtactatttttgttgttgctatttcaAAACTATTTCCAATAGTCAAAGTAGTCAACAATGTTCATAGATTCTATGCTAGTCTAGTTTTTGAATAGTACAGCCTTGGGGTCAAAAGCTAATGGAATTAAATCAGCCAAATGTGACAAAACACAATTTCTTATTGAAAGCGCCACTAGATAATCCTCATGTTTCTTTAAACAAGAAAAAGTGATAAAAAGATTTTAACTTCTTGTTACAAGTCAGTAAGCACCCATCATCTCATATCATGAATGAAAGTGGTAGGTACAATCATTTACTCAGTTAATATACTATATTATTTATTCTAGATAGGTATTTCCCTAAGTGTGTACCAAGAGCAGTCATTTCATTCCATCTCTGctcaaaaaggaaatataaaagggATTCTGTTGCTATGTAAGTTGAGGAAAATCTTTTTACTATATTCTTCTTTTGAAGATTTTCAGTGCATGATAGTTTCTAAGATTCTGAGAAGTCTTATAATCAACTTCTCAAAAGGATTTTCCTTTGTTTAAATAAGGATTTCCTAATTTACTTGACAATGAGGTCTCTTTTATTAATCCACAATATCTATAAACTGTAGAAaatcctaatttttcatttttatcaaaagTGAAAGTTTAAGAAGCCTCTAATTTATACAATCTAAGTCCAAATTacaagataatttaaaatttgtaatgataatgaaaaaatataaaacaacagCTACCCTTTATTGGGTGCCTACTTTGTATTAGGTATTATATGTTTTGatttatctattatttttaattttcagattatTCTCATTATTTATAGACAATGAAAACCCCTCAGAAGTAAAGTGGTCAAGGTCAGTGAGTAAGTCAGGAAACTCCAAAATGAACTCAGATCTATCTGACATGAAAATCTGTACTCAATCCTGTAAAAATGGCTAATTAAGCAAATCTTTAGCATTTTGACTACATTAAAGTTAAAATGAACTTAGTGAGCAAGCTAGAAAAACATACATTTCGGACATCCACACTACAATCCACCTAATAAAAGAAGGTAGCTTCCATATTTGACCACCTTGTATTATGCACCACATGAAACTCAAAGAGGCTGTGAAAGGTATGTTCATAAACAATGGGTATGGAGGTGtgtatggtggtggtggtgggacagagaagagggaaaaaaaggacagGTTCTTAGCTACCTTAAGATTCCAACACTTTGGAATGTTTGGTTCTCTGGTCTCTGTCGAAGATACTCTTCCTCACTATTACACCTCAAAATCTAGATGTTCCTCCACCCCtacttttctaaaaagaaaacctgGCAGCGTGAGAACCATCTCATACATAGCTTAAACAGAGCTGCAATAAACAGATCAAGAAACACATCTTCTGCAGATACACCCCATGAAAGCCAGCCATTTATATCATTTAAACAATTGTGGAGCGCCTACATTTCTCCAAAGGGAGTGATGCATTGTCAAAAAAGCAGACTTgattatacattttaattatgtataattaatttcacattcttaatttttaatacagTATCTCTACAAAATAGTTGCAAAGctatattatattcatttcacaAAGGTGGTAGGTTTGTGAGGTCCTTTTGGAGCATGACTGTCGTAACTTTGGTACTCTGTAGCATTTTTTTGTTCTTAAGTGTAATTTTGCTCTAAGAATTTACCTTATCTCCAAAACGTATATTCTTTACCTTCTCTGAAACATAAACCCTTTTAAGAacctcacagaaaaagaaaaaaaaaagctcatatAAACCAAATACTGCTTGATGAAAGCACATGGTAAATTTTGGGAAAAAGTAACCGGACCACTAAGCGATCACTGATTGAAGAAAAGCCAGAATTTTTATTACAGCAGACAAGAAGCTTTACGGTAAAATATTTCCCTCTGAGAAAATACCATGTTGTTGACAATGGAGAAGGTATTCTATAATGTGCTACTTTTCAAAATTTGACGTTCCAAGTTCACAGGGGTCTCTAAAGAACCTCATATAACCTGTGCTTCTGCGTATCTCTGCCCTTGAAAAAACTTTGAATAGAAAGAACTTCAACGAAAGTATAAATTCTAAAATCTATGTTCTATTCGTAAAGACTCAAGTCAAAATCTTCTCAACATGCATGCCGATGTGCATTAAAACATGAACCATGTAACTACATTCTCAATGAGGGTATGGAAACTTTTATTGCAGTCCCAAACTAGAGAAAGGCACACGCGTGTGCCCTAAcgccttctccttctcttctaaGAGTCAGGAAACAGAAGCATGGAAGGCAAGAGTCAAGGTTCGGCACTGCGGCTTCTTTTTGACAACTCCGTATGTACTAGCCAGGGAGCCGGAGTAGAGTCAAAACAGCAGAGACGCCGAAGTCGTGGCAAGTAACTCTGGCGCTGAACGCGCGCAGCGGACAAGGGCAAACGCGCGGACTTACTCTGCACCTGCAGGTCCATCTCGCGCATCTCGGTGAAGCGGTCCCGCAGGTCCATTGGAAGCTGCTCAATCACTGTCAAAGGGAGAGTCCGTCAGAGGGGCGGGGCCACCGGTGACAGTACGCGCTGACGTCGctgcgtgcatgcgtgtgtgcgtgcgtcGGGGGGGCGAGGGAGCCGGCAGCCCAGAGCGAGGCTGCCAGTTACCGTGAGAAAGAAATATCCCccgcctccccctccctcccgccATCCCGCCTGGCCGTCCGCTCGCGCTCCCGCTGGCCCGCAGGTCCCACAGCCGGCACCCGCCAGTGCCGCCCACTCACTTTCCAGATAGTCCTCTAGGTACAACATCGCGGCCCTTAGAGCTGGGGGAACGAAGGGGTCCAGGGGTTTATTTGTGTCACTCGCTGTCGCCGGAGTTTTGTCCCTTCCAATATGGCGCCTCTGCTAGCAGCACCCGCTCGGCTTCggcggaaaaaaaaaaaaaagaaaaaaaagaaaaaccactttGGCGCCTGACGGCGCTTGCCTCACTGCCGCCCGGAGCTGTCATTGGTCGGATGCGGCCCTGACGTAGGCCGACCGGATCCCTCCCCCGCGTCTTTGTGGGAAACGTAGTTCTAGTTTCT
This portion of the Manis javanica isolate MJ-LG chromosome 6, MJ_LKY, whole genome shotgun sequence genome encodes:
- the ING3 gene encoding inhibitor of growth protein 3 isoform X4: MLYLEDYLEMIEQLPMDLRDRFTEMREMDLQVQNAMDQLEQRVSEFFMNAKKNKPEWREEQMASIKKDYYKALEDADEKVQLANQIYDLNNC
- the ING3 gene encoding inhibitor of growth protein 3 isoform X3; the protein is MLYLEDYLEMIEQLPMDLRDRFTEMREMDLQVQNAMDQLEQRVSEFFMNAKKNKPEWREEQMASIKKDYYKALEDADEKVQLANQIYDLEKILDSK